The following coding sequences are from one Dermacentor silvarum isolate Dsil-2018 chromosome 4, BIME_Dsil_1.4, whole genome shotgun sequence window:
- the LOC125945103 gene encoding uncharacterized protein LOC125945103 yields MNVDTARFSPDLTSRSAVPSRKRNSEMDDAASDSTELYSVSGEDSEDGFESVRSRKAKRRSLRTPSPSSTSTVQNMSRPRAPAILFMPVVSSDNLRHLNRQAVSAFLERLVPNEITDIRINTRKNILAVDVVHATAFDILRTVTDLNGIKVRSHIPVDKDTATGVIYDVDVAIPNEDLPILVKTATPDSTIIQVSRIGNSRCVKIVFKGDTIPSIVKVGHFRHPVKPFIPKPLQCHKCLRLGHVRGVCNHAAVCARCAGFHTTESCQATEFKCRNCKGSHEATSRACPRIKKEWSILKEMVREGSTHRKAAVSVKKRRSRRHRRRSPKNAKKPPTAPI; encoded by the coding sequence ATGAACGTCGACACTGCCCGGTTCTCTCCCGACCTGACCTCGCGTTCCGCGGTGCCGTCGCGGAAGCGTAACAGTGAAATGGACGATGCTGCCAGTGACAGCACGGAACTCTACTCGGTCAGCGGAGAAGACTCCGAAGACGGCTTCGAATCCGTACGAAGCCGCAAGGCGAAGCGGAGGAGCCTCAGGACACCTTCGCCTTCAAGTACATCTACAGTGCAGAACATGAGCCGTCCTCGAGCCCCCGCCATACTCTTCATGCCGGTGGTTTCCTCGGACAATCTGCGGCATCTGAATAGGCAAGCTGTCTCCGCCTTCCTTGAAAGATTAGTTCCCAATGAAATCACCGACATAAGAATTAAcactcgcaagaacattctcgcCGTAGATGTCGTGCATGCAACCGCGTTTGACATCTTGCGTACAGTAACCGATCTGAACGGCATCAAAGTGCGCTCCCACATTCCTGTCGACAAGGATACAGCAACAGGCGTCATCTATGACGTAGATGTAGCAATACCGAATGAAGACTTGCCTATCCTAGTCAAGACAGCCACTCCTGATAGTACCATCATCCAGGTATCTCGGATTGGCAATTCACGGTGTGTGAAGATAGTCTTCAAGGGCGACACCATCCCATCTATTGTCAAGGTTGGCCATTTTCGCCACCCCGTGAAGCCGTTCATTCCGAAACCTCTGCAGTGCCACAAGTGCCTTCGGTTGGGTCACGTCAGAGGTGTTTGTAATCACGCTGCAGTATGTGCACGCTGCGCTGGGTTCCACACCACGGAATCCTGCCAAGCAACTGAATTTAAGTGCCGAAACTGCAAGGGATCTCATGAAGCCACATCGAGAGCTTGCCCCCGAATCAAGAAGGAGTGGAGTATTCTTAAGGAGATGGTAAGGGAAGGCTCTACGCACCGGAAAGCAGCCGTTTCTGTGAAAAAACGACGCTCCCGCCGCCACCGCAGACGTTCCCCAAAGAACGCGAAAAAACCCCCAACAGCGCCAATCTAG